Part of the Rhodobacteraceae bacterium M385 genome is shown below.
AAGCTGGCGTAATGCTCGGCGCCCTTCTCGAAGATCACCGGAACGGTGGCCAAAGAGATCACGTTGTTAACCACCGTAGGCCGCCCCAGAAACCCTTCCAACGCGGGCAGTGGTGGCTTGGCGCGCACCACGCCGCGCTTGCCCTCCAGCGAATTCAGAAGCGAGGTTTCTTCGCCACAAACATAAGCGCCCGCACCCACGCGCACTTCGATATCGAATTCATGTGACGAATGAAGAACGCGACCCAACACATTGTTCTGACGTGCAATTTCAATCGCCGCCCGCATCACCTCAATGGCGTCAGGGTATTCAGACCGTAGGTAGATGTAGCCCTTCGTGGCCCCCACGCCGAGGCCCGCAATCACCATGCCTTCGATCAGACAGAAGGGATCGCCCTCCATAATCATCCGATCCGCAAATGTACCGCTGTCGCCCTCGTCGGCATTGCACACGATGTATTTCTGCGGCCCCGCTGCTTGGCGCACGGTGTTCCACTTGATCCCTGTCGGGAAGCCCGCGCCGCCCCGGCCGCGCAGGCCCGAGTCCGTGACATGGGTGGTGATCTCTTCGGCGCTCATCTCCAGCGCTTTTCGCAAGCCTGTCAGCCCGCCGTGGGCCTCGTACTCGGCCAAGGACAACGGATCAATCACGCCGCAGCGCTGAAACGTTAACCGGTTTTGCTTGGCATAGAACGGGATCTCTTCCACGGGGCCGAGCCCCTTTGCGCTGCCGTCCATGATCGCCGCCACGTCGGCCACGCCTGCCGCGCCATAGCCCACTCGGACGCCGTCACGTTCCACCTCTACCAAAGGTTCCAGCCAGATCATCCCGCGGGAGCCGTTGCGCACAACCTCTGCGCCTGCCGCAACAAATGCCGCCGCCACATCATCCGCGCCAAGGGCC
Proteins encoded:
- a CDS encoding formate dehydrogenase — encoded protein: MKVWVPRDAAAKALGADDVAAAFVAAGAEVVRNGSRGMIWLEPLVEVERDGVRVGYGAAGVADVAAIMDGSAKGLGPVEEIPFYAKQNRLTFQRCGVIDPLSLAEYEAHGGLTGLRKALEMSAEEITTHVTDSGLRGRGGAGFPTGIKWNTVRQAAGPQKYIVCNADEGDSGTFADRMIMEGDPFCLIEGMVIAGLGVGATKGYIYLRSEYPDAIEVMRAAIEIARQNNVLGRVLHSSHEFDIEVRVGAGAYVCGEETSLLNSLEGKRGVVRAKPPLPALEGFLGRPTVVNNVISLATVPVIFEKGAEHYASFGLGRSKGTMPIQIAGNVKHGGLFETAFGMPLGELVNDIGGGSASGRPVKAVQVGGPLGAYFAPEKFDTPFAYEPFDGAGGLIGHAGVVVFDDSADMLGMARFAMEFCAIESCGKCTPCRIGSVRGVETLDRIAEGDATAVPLLVDLCETMKDGSLCALGGFTPYPVMSALEQFPEEFAGVREAAE